One window from the genome of Oryctolagus cuniculus chromosome 1, mOryCun1.1, whole genome shotgun sequence encodes:
- the LOC103349071 gene encoding olfactory receptor 8B3 has product MYYFLCNLSFIDLCYSCVITPRILESFVKQNIISYAECITQLFFFSFFVIDECCVLTSMAYDRYVAICKPLLYKITMSPQVCLMLTVCAYVMGFVGAMAHTGCMLRLTFCDGNIINHYLCDIPPLLQLSCTSTFINELVIFIVVGINITVPSLTLFIYYTQILSSILCIHSTNARSKALRTCSSHIITVCLFFGSASFMYFKPFPAWSLAQDKVSIIFYTIVGQ; this is encoded by the coding sequence ATGTACTACTTCCTCTGCAACCTGTCCTTCATTGATCTCTGCTACTCCTGTGTCATAACCCCCAGAATTCTGGAGAGTTTTGTGAAACAGAACATCATCTCCTATGCTGAGTGCATAACTcagctctttttcttctctttctttgtaattgaTGAGTGCTGTGTGTTGACATCGATGGCCTATGATAGATATGTAGCCATCTGTAAGCCCCTGCTGTACAAGATCACCATGTCTCCTCAGGTCTGCCTCATGCTGACGGTATGTGCATATGTCATGGGTTTTGTGGGTGCCATGGCTCACACTGGATGCATGCTGAGACTCACCTTCTGTGATGgcaacatcattaatcattacCTGTGTGACatccctcctctcctccagctCTCCTGCACAAGCACTTTTATCAATGAATTGGTTATTTTTATTGTGGTGGGCATCAACATAACAGTGCCCAGTCTTACTCTCTTCATTTATTATACTCAGatcctctccagcattttgtGCATCCATTCTACCAATGCCAGGTCAAAAGCTTTAAGAACCTGCAGCTCCCACATAATCACTGTTTGTCTTTTCTTTGGATCTGcatcttttatgtattttaagcCTTTTCCTGCTTGGTCTTTGGCTCAAGATAAAGTATCCATTATTTTTTACACCATTGTGGGCCAATGA